The genomic stretch CACCGATTGCTGGCGGCTCAAGCGCATGACCGACCCCTACGGCAACTTCCTCCAGGTGAGCTACAGCCTGTCCGGCGGAATCGAGACCTGGACTTTGAGCGACTCCACCGGCCGCCAGCACTACCTCCGCTTCAGCCACAACAATGGCGACACCGGCGGCGGCGACGGCAGTGCTCCCTTCGCCACCGCCGACGGCGACGAGTGGGGCGATATGCGGAAGGTGCTCCAAGAGGCCGATCTGGCGGCCTTCAACGGTACCCGCGCGGTCTACGGCTTCAACTACCAGGTGCGGACCATGCCGCGAGGCTGCCCGGTGGATACCCAGAGCTTGCCGGTGGGCTTCGACCACCTGCGCGCCGCCGTGCTCACCGGCATCACGGTCCCCGACGCCCAGGATTGGAGCTTCGTCACCAACACCCAGGTCCCCAAAGGCAGCGGCTGTACCTACCTGACCGGCAAGGTCACCCAGGTGAACACGCCGGCCCAGGGCAGCGTCTCGTACCAATACGGCCCCTGGCTGTTCCCGACCCGCTGCCAGTACACCCAATTGACCAACTTCCCCGACCTCGACTACCGGATCTGGGGCATCACCCGCAAAACGCTGCAGCGCAAGAACGGCACCACCGAAGCCGAGTGGAGATACAGCAGCAGCCTCTACCCCAGCCGCGGCTATTTGGTCGACGACGGTGCCGCCTGCACCCGCGCCGACTATCGCCGGACCACCGTCACCGGACCGGCGGTGAACGGCAAGTGGACGGAAACGGATTACTACACTGCGGTCACCGAAGGCACCGGTCAGTATCAAACTCCAAACATCACGATCTACGCCTGGCGAGCCCACGACAATGGACTGCCCTGGGCCAAGAGCCGGGGTGATGGGGATCCCGACAACCGCACCTTCTCCGTCACCGACCACGGCGGCAAGCCCCTCTTCCTTTCGAAGGTCACCTCCGAATGCAACTCCAAGGGCTGCACGGCCCAGCGCAGCGAGTACGTGCGCTACGAGATGTCCTTCCGAAGCTGCAACAAATACCCCGCCGGCGACTCTCCGGGGTGCTTTCAGGTGAATCCTCAGCTCGCCGCGACCCGCACGGTCTTCCACCAGGACGCCAACCGCTGGGCCGAGTCGGTTTCCCAACAGCCGGACGGAGCGGGGCATTACCGCCAGACCACCACCCGCGACAATTTTGGCATCGGCGTGAACACGTCCGGGCAGCGAACCACCAACTACACCGCCACCGGAGGCACGACCCTCGCCGTCAACTCCATCACCGGCATCATCACGCCGGGAACCGCCAGCAACTACCTGCCGGCGCCCTCGGCGCGCTGGATCCTGCACCCTTACGATCGGATCACCCGGTCCTACTCGGGTACCTCCTACATCACCGAATACCAATACAACGGCCAGGGCAGCCAGATCTGTGAACGCCGCTGGAAGTCCTCCTCCGGGCGAGGCGGTCAGGATCTGGTCCGCAAGCTCGTCCTGGGAACGGCGGCGGGGGTCAACCTCGGTCTGCCGGTGACCGAGATCCAGGCCGGAGGGGACACCGCCAACCTGGGCACCGGCACCCTCTGCGCCGTCAACGGCTCCGCCAGCAACGGCAGCCGCTTCGACACAGCCCACGGCTACCAACACCTCGCCCTCAAATCGAGCCGCACCGGTGGAGCTTCCTTCCCCTTCACCTACCGCGCGGACATCGACCGCAACACCGGGCTACCGTCGGCGACCTACAACGTCTCCGGCCAGAAGACCACGATGGCCTACGACCGTCTGAGCCGCCCGACGGTTCAGACGCCGGCAGCGTCTCTGGGGGTGGCGAGAACGGAGCTCGTCTACCACAACGCAGCGAACCAATATCCGGAAGTCGAGACGCTACGCAAAGACGGCTCGACGGTGCTGGCTCGCGAGAAAACCGTCTACGACGAGTTCGGCCGGATCCGGGAGCAGGTCCGCCGGCGCCCCACCGGGCCCACCACCACGGCGGAATCCTCCCAGGTGCTGCGCTACGACGCCGCCGGCCGCCTGGCCAAGCGCTCGACGCTGCAGGCCCGCGGTTCGGTGAATGAAAACCTTTCGCAACGCTACACCGACTATGACCCCTTCGGTCGGCCGCGCCGGGTGACCCGCGCCGACAACACCTTCGAGACCCGCCAGTATTTCGGTATCCGGCGGGTGAAGACCGGCGTCTGCCGCCGCACCAGTGCCAGCGGCTGCGCCACCATCTACCACAACACCTTCTATGACGGCATCGGCCGCATGCGCGCGGAGATCAACGACATCTACGCCACCGACACCGAATACGATCCCGACGGCAACGTGGTCCAGCGCGTCCGGCGGCTGCCCAACGGCGGATCCTCCCAGGTGCGCAACTACAGCTACGACAGCCGCGGCTTCCTACGCCACGAGCGGCTGCCGGAGGTCGGGACCTCCTCCTCCGCCGGCTACGTCACCTACACCCGGGACGCCCTGGGAAATCCCCGGACGAAGAACGACGGAGCTCACGCCCTGAGCTATCTCTACGACAACGCCGGCCGCCGCACCGAGGTGCGGCATGGCTCCCGAGTGATGGAGGAATGGGCCTACGGCACCTCCAACTCCGGCTCCACCCTCGGCCACAACTTCGCCCTGGGCAAGGTGGTCCGGGCCGCCCGGCACAACTATCTCACCACCACCACACCGGACGACTGGACGGTGGTGGAAAACTATGAGTATCGCGGCCGGGGCTCCCAGATGAGCCAGCGCCAAACTCAATTCCAGTACTCCCACCTCACCGGCTCGTCTCGCTTTGGACCGACCTTCTCCCAATCCTGGACCTACAACCGCCTGGGCAATACCGCCTCCCAGACCTTCCCCGGCTGCATCACCACTCCCGAAACTGGGAACAAGCCTTGCGCCGACAGCCCCTACGACCAGCCCGGGCCGACCCACAACATGACCCTCACCTACAACATGGGGACGCTCCGGCGGACCGCTTCGTCCCTCGGTCTGTGGTCCGAGGCGGACTTCCACCCCAACTTCCAGATCTCGAAGCTGCGCTATTCCAACGGCGTCGTCGGAACCTTCGACCAAGGACAAGGGGGGTTGCAACGAGCCCGGCGGCGGTCCTTCGCCAGCTCCACCGGCACCTTCTTCGACACGGGCATCTATCAATACGACCACACCGGTTCCATCTACGCCATCGGCGCGGATAGCTACGTCTACGACAAGGTCGGCCGGCTGCTCTCCGGCACCGTCAAACACGCCGGCGCCAACCGCAGCCAGGCCATGACCTACGACATCTGGGACAATGTCCGGTCCCGCGCCATCGACGGCGGGGCGCCGCTCATCTACTCGGTGAACAGCAAGAACCGCCTGCTGGGCAACAACGACGTCTTCTACGACGGCGCCGGCAACATGACTCAGGTGGGCTATCACGCCAACGGCCAGCCGGTCTATGAGCTGCAATATGGCGCTCTCAACATGCTGAGCCTGTTGCGCATCCGCGACAGCTCCGGGAGCTTCGTCGAGCATCGCTATCTCTACGGCCCCGGCAACCTGCGCCTCGTCTCCTTCCGGGGCGATACCGGAGAGCGGACCATCCGCCTGCGGGACGCCGGCGGGCAGGTCCTTCGGGAGTTGAGCGCTGTGGGTTACGGCCCGTACGTCAACTCGTCCAACCGCGGCGAGGTCTGGACCCACCAGAAGGACTTCTTCCACAGCCCGGAGGGGCTGGCGGCGACCCGCAGCCGCACCGGTGTCCTGCACTTCATTCACAGCGACCACCTGGGCAGTACCCGGGTGATCACCGGCACCGGGGGGATCGTCCTGGGCCGCCACGACTACTATCCCTTCGGCGCCGGGGTCCCGAGCTCCAACCAGGCGGACGAGCCGGCGTATAAATTCACCGGCCACGAGCGCGATGTCCACGGTCTGACGGACTACATGCGGGGCCGGACCTACGCCTTCCCCTTCAGCCGCTTCGTCTCCGCCGACCCGGCGCGGGACGGCTGGAACCTCTTCACCTACGTGAACAACGACCCCATCAACCGCACCGACCCCACCGGTCTGGCGGATATGGAGCAGCATCCGGCCCTCGCCGGCCCCCAGCAGATGACCCGCACCGAAGTCATGCGGGACATCGTGATCCAAAACACGCCGATCCTGGTGCAAGCGATCTTCGAGACCCTCACCGGAGTCGAGATGGACGTGGCCATGGTTCCGGCCAACCTGGATCAGCAAAGGGCCTCGGTAGTCATCGGCAGCCTCAACCTCGCCGCCAACGCGAGCTTTGCCGTCGCCCCCGGCGCCGGCGGGGTCACCCGCACCGCCCTGGCCTCGGAACGATCCGTGGCAGCCAACATCCTCACCGGAGCCGCCAACCGCTCGACCTCGGTCACCATGGTCAACGTCGGCCGTAGCGGAGTGAGGCGCCAGATCCAAGGGCAGGCTCTCTCCGGCGGCGGGACGGCCAGCTTCGTCACCGCCGGCGACGCCGCCTTCCTGCAAACCTTCAGCAACGCCCCCAGGTTCACCATCCAGCTGAGCGGAGCCAGCGGCACCGCCGCCGCCGGCAACGTCGCCACCTCCCTCGCCACCGAGGAGCTCAACGACCGGGTGAATCCCTAGGGAACCTGCTGACCGCACCCTCCCGTGAGCTCCCACGAGCTCCTGCAACAAAGCCCCGACCCGCTGGTGTGGCGGGTCGGGGCTTTTTCCAGCCATCTGTTCTCGGTCTCAAAGACCGGGGTCGGCGAGCAGGTTGTCCGGAACAAACCTAGCCCAACAGCCCTACCGCACCTCCCGCCCCCGCATGTAGTCCGACAGACCG from Acidobacteriota bacterium encodes the following:
- a CDS encoding RHS repeat-associated core domain-containing protein, whose translation is MTDPYGNFLQVSYSLSGGIETWTLSDSTGRQHYLRFSHNNGDTGGGDGSAPFATADGDEWGDMRKVLQEADLAAFNGTRAVYGFNYQVRTMPRGCPVDTQSLPVGFDHLRAAVLTGITVPDAQDWSFVTNTQVPKGSGCTYLTGKVTQVNTPAQGSVSYQYGPWLFPTRCQYTQLTNFPDLDYRIWGITRKTLQRKNGTTEAEWRYSSSLYPSRGYLVDDGAACTRADYRRTTVTGPAVNGKWTETDYYTAVTEGTGQYQTPNITIYAWRAHDNGLPWAKSRGDGDPDNRTFSVTDHGGKPLFLSKVTSECNSKGCTAQRSEYVRYEMSFRSCNKYPAGDSPGCFQVNPQLAATRTVFHQDANRWAESVSQQPDGAGHYRQTTTRDNFGIGVNTSGQRTTNYTATGGTTLAVNSITGIITPGTASNYLPAPSARWILHPYDRITRSYSGTSYITEYQYNGQGSQICERRWKSSSGRGGQDLVRKLVLGTAAGVNLGLPVTEIQAGGDTANLGTGTLCAVNGSASNGSRFDTAHGYQHLALKSSRTGGASFPFTYRADIDRNTGLPSATYNVSGQKTTMAYDRLSRPTVQTPAASLGVARTELVYHNAANQYPEVETLRKDGSTVLAREKTVYDEFGRIREQVRRRPTGPTTTAESSQVLRYDAAGRLAKRSTLQARGSVNENLSQRYTDYDPFGRPRRVTRADNTFETRQYFGIRRVKTGVCRRTSASGCATIYHNTFYDGIGRMRAEINDIYATDTEYDPDGNVVQRVRRLPNGGSSQVRNYSYDSRGFLRHERLPEVGTSSSAGYVTYTRDALGNPRTKNDGAHALSYLYDNAGRRTEVRHGSRVMEEWAYGTSNSGSTLGHNFALGKVVRAARHNYLTTTTPDDWTVVENYEYRGRGSQMSQRQTQFQYSHLTGSSRFGPTFSQSWTYNRLGNTASQTFPGCITTPETGNKPCADSPYDQPGPTHNMTLTYNMGTLRRTASSLGLWSEADFHPNFQISKLRYSNGVVGTFDQGQGGLQRARRRSFASSTGTFFDTGIYQYDHTGSIYAIGADSYVYDKVGRLLSGTVKHAGANRSQAMTYDIWDNVRSRAIDGGAPLIYSVNSKNRLLGNNDVFYDGAGNMTQVGYHANGQPVYELQYGALNMLSLLRIRDSSGSFVEHRYLYGPGNLRLVSFRGDTGERTIRLRDAGGQVLRELSAVGYGPYVNSSNRGEVWTHQKDFFHSPEGLAATRSRTGVLHFIHSDHLGSTRVITGTGGIVLGRHDYYPFGAGVPSSNQADEPAYKFTGHERDVHGLTDYMRGRTYAFPFSRFVSADPARDGWNLFTYVNNDPINRTDPTGLADMEQHPALAGPQQMTRTEVMRDIVIQNTPILVQAIFETLTGVEMDVAMVPANLDQQRASVVIGSLNLAANASFAVAPGAGGVTRTALASERSVAANILTGAANRSTSVTMVNVGRSGVRRQIQGQALSGGGTASFVTAGDAAFLQTFSNAPRFTIQLSGASGTAAAGNVATSLATEELNDRVNP